The following proteins come from a genomic window of Candidatus Atribacteria bacterium:
- a CDS encoding alpha/beta hydrolase: KNFTVKELPGLNHLFQTSQTGLPAEYAKIEETISPEVLHLVGQWILERTGEK, translated from the coding sequence ACAAAAATTTTACGGTCAAAGAATTACCCGGCCTTAATCATCTTTTTCAAACTTCTCAAACGGGATTGCCTGCTGAATATGCAAAGATTGAAGAAACGATTTCACCAGAAGTGTTACACTTGGTGGGCCAATGGATTTTAGAGAGGACTGGGGAAAAGTAA